One genomic segment of Alphaproteobacteria bacterium HT1-32 includes these proteins:
- a CDS encoding thioredoxin yields MEWVVVLKRDCETCQLVTPVLGKLAQTAPMKIYSQDDPAFPEDLGGALDDTGLATSWSLGVETVPTLIRYENGQEVARTFGWDRAEWISLTGDPDLGDGLPVFRPGCGSKTMDPGMPERLALKFGDIKINSRSIEVDENDDPMEIAYDRGWSDGLPITPPTDLRIARMLAGTTRKADEIIGIVPPNLVECTVEKVAINAVMAGCRPDYFPVVLAALEAALIPEFSMHGLLATLWFSGPVVIVNGPVTKRIGMNWAGNALGQGNRANATIGRALQLIIRNVGGGKPQGIDRSVMGNPGKYTFCFAEDETDPDWVPLNVARGHAPGTSSVTLFHGDGVQGIADQAAQGPEDLSRSLAMGLAGVCHPKLAAWGNAILVLSPDHYAIYKQAGWGRPEIEAALIESLRRPGKDIIRGAGGVSMGIDPSRAEEMVDKFHPGGLLVVRAGGPGGLFSAVIGGWTAQRRAKEVQIVSKEIGT; encoded by the coding sequence ATGGAATGGGTGGTTGTTCTGAAGCGCGATTGCGAAACCTGTCAGCTGGTGACGCCAGTGCTGGGTAAGCTTGCGCAGACCGCGCCGATGAAAATTTACAGTCAGGATGATCCGGCCTTTCCGGAAGATCTTGGCGGCGCACTGGATGATACCGGGCTGGCGACCTCCTGGTCGCTGGGTGTCGAGACGGTTCCGACCCTGATTCGCTATGAAAATGGTCAGGAGGTCGCACGAACCTTCGGATGGGACCGGGCGGAATGGATCAGCCTAACCGGCGACCCTGATCTGGGTGACGGACTGCCGGTCTTCCGGCCGGGTTGCGGCTCGAAAACCATGGATCCGGGAATGCCGGAACGGCTGGCTCTGAAATTCGGCGACATCAAGATCAATTCGCGCTCCATCGAGGTCGATGAGAATGATGATCCGATGGAGATTGCCTATGACCGTGGCTGGTCCGACGGTCTGCCGATCACTCCTCCGACCGATCTGCGGATCGCCCGGATGCTGGCCGGAACCACCCGAAAGGCAGATGAAATTATCGGTATCGTGCCGCCCAATCTGGTGGAATGTACGGTTGAGAAGGTGGCGATAAATGCGGTCATGGCGGGCTGTCGGCCGGATTATTTCCCGGTCGTTCTGGCCGCGCTGGAAGCTGCACTGATTCCTGAATTTTCCATGCATGGCCTGCTGGCGACGCTGTGGTTCTCGGGACCGGTGGTCATTGTCAACGGACCGGTTACCAAACGGATCGGCATGAACTGGGCCGGTAACGCGCTGGGGCAGGGCAATCGTGCCAACGCCACCATCGGGCGGGCACTTCAGCTGATCATTCGCAATGTCGGTGGCGGCAAACCGCAAGGCATTGACCGGTCGGTGATGGGTAACCCCGGCAAATACACTTTCTGCTTTGCCGAAGATGAAACTGACCCTGACTGGGTACCGCTGAATGTGGCGCGCGGTCATGCACCGGGTACCTCCAGCGTGACGCTGTTCCATGGTGACGGGGTGCAGGGTATCGCGGATCAGGCCGCACAGGGGCCGGAAGATCTGTCCCGCTCACTGGCAATGGGGCTGGCCGGGGTCTGTCATCCGAAACTGGCGGCCTGGGGAAATGCGATACTGGTTCTGTCGCCGGATCATTATGCGATCTACAAGCAGGCGGGATGGGGTCGCCCGGAAATCGAAGCTGCCCTGATCGAGTCGCTGCGGCGTCCGGGCAAGGATATTATCCGCGGAGCCGGAGGGGTCAGCATGGGTATTGACCCGTCCCGGGCAGAGGAAATGGTCGACAAGTTTCATCCCGGCGGCCTGCTGGTCGTTCGCGCCGGGGGGCCGGGAGGGTTGTTTTCGGCAGTTATCGGTGGCTGGACCGCCCAGCGCCGGGCCAAGGAAGTTCAGATCGTATCAAAGGAGATTGGAACATGA
- a CDS encoding osmoprotectant NAGGN system M42 family peptidase: MTLTPVPDSPAPLAVSAERIANTVVELVSTPSPVGFTDNIVRLVCGKLDAMGAEYELTRRGAIRVNLKGRKSSPDRAVAGHVDTLGAQVKMLKENGRLELVAIGHWSSRFAEGARVTIFTDDGPRRGTILPLKASGHTYNKEIDTQPVDWRQLEIRVDEIVKNRRDLEELGFNIGDIVSIDAQPELTPAGFINSRHLDDKGGVAAMLEALRVIHEAGDSISLPIDCHFLFTISEEVGSGASAVLHGDVSELVSVDNGTPAPGQNSSEFGVTIGMADQTGPFDYHLTRHLIGLSKDHAIEHQREVFRFYRCDAASAVEAGNDIRTALITFGVDASHGYERTHIHSLESIARLLTIYVQSDAVADRDRHELHTLEGFPEQPAAE; the protein is encoded by the coding sequence ATGACCCTTACCCCCGTGCCAGACAGCCCGGCACCGCTGGCTGTCTCTGCCGAACGCATCGCCAACACCGTGGTCGAACTGGTCTCAACGCCAAGCCCGGTCGGCTTTACCGACAACATTGTGCGCCTCGTCTGTGGCAAGCTCGACGCCATGGGGGCGGAGTACGAGCTGACCCGGCGCGGGGCCATCCGGGTCAATCTGAAAGGCCGGAAGTCCAGTCCCGACCGGGCGGTTGCCGGGCATGTCGATACACTGGGCGCACAGGTCAAGATGCTGAAGGAAAACGGCCGGCTGGAACTGGTTGCCATCGGCCACTGGTCGTCACGTTTTGCGGAGGGCGCGCGGGTCACAATCTTCACTGATGATGGTCCCCGGCGTGGCACCATTCTGCCGCTGAAAGCATCCGGCCACACCTACAACAAGGAGATCGACACCCAGCCCGTCGACTGGCGCCAGCTTGAAATCCGGGTCGATGAAATCGTCAAGAACCGTCGTGATCTCGAAGAACTGGGTTTCAATATTGGCGATATCGTCAGTATTGACGCACAGCCCGAACTCACCCCCGCCGGTTTCATCAATTCCCGTCATCTGGACGACAAGGGTGGCGTGGCCGCCATGCTGGAGGCACTGCGCGTCATTCATGAAGCCGGTGACAGCATCAGCCTGCCCATCGACTGCCATTTCCTGTTCACGATTTCCGAGGAAGTCGGCTCCGGCGCATCAGCCGTGCTGCATGGTGATGTCTCCGAACTGGTCTCCGTCGACAACGGTACACCAGCGCCCGGACAGAACTCTTCCGAATTCGGGGTGACGATCGGCATGGCAGACCAGACCGGGCCGTTTGACTATCACCTCACCCGGCATCTGATCGGTCTGTCAAAGGATCACGCCATTGAGCATCAACGGGAAGTCTTTCGCTTCTATCGCTGCGATGCGGCCTCAGCGGTCGAAGCCGGGAATGACATCCGGACCGCGCTGATTACCTTCGGTGTCGATGCCAGCCACGGCTATGAGCGGACACATATTCATTCGCTCGAAAGTATCGCCAGACTGCTCACCATCTATGTGCAGTCCGACGCCGTGGCTGATCGCGACAGGCATGAACTTCATACCCTCGAAGGGTTCCCCGAGCAGCCGGCAGCAGAATAA
- the ngg gene encoding N-acetylglutaminylglutamine synthetase, protein MSTKRAATRPGRTRDASLLPADHRTARPDSNATIHCGWGRLIFGNTFASAEAVAETLCTEKSDERDIAIYISDPHVALSVAPQELFLDPSHTLRLWLPHYRPRKEQVPGFNVRRLRDRQDAEAINRLYALHKMVPIEVEDLSSRKNSRTFTFLVAEDATSGDIVGTVMGVDHKRAFNDPELGSSLWCLAVDPQCSTPRVGEMLIRTLAEHYQARGRSFMDLSVMHDNQAALQLYDRLGFVQVPQFTVKRKNPINENLFIAPQPEDALNPYAGIIVKEARRRGISVDVEDADSGLFRLSLGGRSITCHESLTDLTSAVAMTRCDNKALTRRLLARRGLSVPDQRNAGSKMENRAFLQEHGRVVVKPARGEQGAGISVDIRSEDELEAAIEKAYSYHDVVLLEQFCRGEDLRIIVIDGRVVAGAIRLPAAVTGNGQDDISELIRVQSRRRSNATGGESTIPLDAETERCVTLGGYRMHDILPKGDILNVRKTANLHTGGTIHDVTSRLHSSLCRAAEHAATVLEMPVVGLDFLVPAVDQPDYVIIEANERPGLANHEPQPTAEKFIDMLFPQTKRRSE, encoded by the coding sequence ATGAGTACCAAGCGCGCAGCCACCCGTCCCGGGCGGACGCGGGATGCCTCGCTGCTGCCGGCAGACCATCGCACCGCCCGGCCTGACAGCAATGCCACGATTCATTGCGGCTGGGGACGGCTGATCTTCGGCAACACCTTTGCCAGCGCCGAAGCGGTTGCCGAAACCCTCTGCACCGAAAAGTCCGACGAACGCGACATCGCCATCTATATCTCTGATCCGCATGTCGCCCTGTCCGTCGCCCCGCAGGAGCTGTTTCTGGATCCCAGCCATACATTGCGACTGTGGCTGCCGCATTACCGCCCCCGGAAAGAACAGGTGCCCGGGTTTAACGTCCGGCGATTACGCGACCGGCAGGATGCGGAAGCTATCAACCGGCTTTATGCGCTGCACAAGATGGTGCCCATCGAAGTTGAAGATCTCAGCAGCCGCAAGAACAGCCGGACCTTCACCTTTCTGGTCGCCGAAGATGCCACCTCCGGTGATATCGTCGGAACCGTCATGGGTGTCGATCACAAGCGCGCCTTCAACGACCCGGAACTGGGTTCCAGTCTCTGGTGTCTGGCCGTTGATCCGCAATGTTCAACACCCCGCGTAGGTGAAATGCTGATCCGCACCCTGGCCGAGCATTATCAGGCCCGGGGCCGGTCTTTCATGGATCTCAGCGTGATGCATGACAATCAGGCCGCCCTGCAACTCTATGACCGTCTCGGCTTTGTTCAGGTCCCGCAGTTCACGGTCAAGCGCAAGAACCCGATCAATGAAAACCTGTTCATCGCTCCCCAGCCGGAAGACGCCCTGAATCCCTATGCCGGGATCATCGTCAAGGAAGCCCGCCGTCGCGGTATCTCGGTCGATGTTGAAGATGCAGATTCCGGTCTGTTCAGGCTGTCCCTTGGTGGCCGGTCGATCACCTGTCACGAAAGCCTCACCGACCTGACCTCTGCCGTTGCCATGACACGTTGCGACAACAAGGCGCTGACACGGCGGCTGCTGGCCCGGCGCGGACTATCAGTTCCCGATCAGCGCAACGCCGGATCAAAAATGGAAAACCGGGCCTTCCTGCAGGAACATGGCCGGGTCGTTGTAAAACCTGCCCGGGGTGAACAGGGCGCCGGTATCAGTGTCGATATCCGCTCGGAAGACGAACTCGAAGCCGCCATCGAGAAGGCTTACAGCTATCACGATGTTGTTCTTCTGGAACAGTTCTGCCGTGGCGAAGACCTGCGGATCATCGTCATCGACGGGCGGGTGGTGGCCGGTGCGATCCGGTTGCCCGCAGCCGTTACCGGCAATGGCCAGGACGACATCAGCGAACTGATCCGTGTTCAGAGCCGTCGCCGGTCAAATGCCACCGGCGGGGAAAGCACCATTCCGCTGGATGCCGAAACTGAACGATGCGTAACGCTCGGCGGATACCGGATGCACGACATCCTGCCGAAAGGCGATATCCTGAATGTACGCAAGACCGCCAATCTGCATACCGGCGGCACCATCCATGATGTGACATCACGTCTGCATTCCAGCCTCTGCCGGGCTGCCGAACATGCAGCGACAGTACTGGAAATGCCTGTCGTCGGACTGGACTTTCTGGTCCCTGCCGTCGACCAGCCCGACTATGTCATCATTGAAGCGAATGAACGACCGGGCCTCGCCAATCACGAACCTCAGCCCACTGCTGAAAAATTCATCGACATGTTGTTTCCTCAGACCAAACGGAGATCCGAATGA
- a CDS encoding N-acetylglutaminylglutamine amidotransferase — MCGIAGEIRFDGKPATLGALERMNEAMTPRGPDAAGAWAQSGIGLAHRRLKIIDLTDRAGQPMTDPQLGLSIVFNGCIYNYKELRLDLQAKGYQFFSSGDTEVILKAYDAWGENCVDHFHGMFAFAIAERDSGRLFLARDRLGIKPLYLAETPGALRFSSFLPALIAAGDLDTDIDPVALNHYMSFHAVVPAPFTILKGVRKLPPASVMRIEPDGRRHTRVYWNLNFGRKPGDEARSFEDWRDATLEALRVAVRRRLVADVPVGVLLSGGVDSSLIVGLLAEEGQTGLNTFSVGFETVGDEAGDEFRYSDIIAEQFGTKHHKISVNSRERLLPSLEGCVSAMAEPMVSHDAIGFYLLSQEVAKDLKVVQSGQGADEVFGGYHWYPPMVGNNDPVGEYSRVFRDRDYAEYCDAVDPRHHGGDHSLDYITERFAEAGADDPVDKALRMDTTVMLVDDPVKRVDNMTMACGLEARVPFLDHELVELAARIPAEHKIAGEGKHVLKEASRSVIPSAVIDRPKGYFPVPALKHLQGDVLERVRDILSQPAARERGLFQPAYVDKLLAAPTEHMTPLRGSKLWQIALLEYWFQVQGV, encoded by the coding sequence ATGTGTGGAATTGCAGGCGAGATCAGGTTTGACGGGAAACCGGCAACACTGGGCGCACTGGAACGAATGAACGAAGCCATGACACCGCGCGGCCCGGATGCTGCGGGTGCCTGGGCACAATCAGGAATTGGCCTCGCCCATCGTCGCCTGAAGATCATCGACCTGACAGACCGTGCCGGTCAGCCCATGACCGACCCTCAGCTCGGCCTCTCCATCGTCTTCAATGGCTGTATTTATAATTACAAGGAACTGCGACTCGACCTGCAGGCGAAGGGCTATCAGTTCTTCTCCAGCGGTGATACCGAGGTCATTCTGAAAGCCTATGATGCCTGGGGTGAGAATTGCGTCGACCATTTCCACGGCATGTTTGCCTTCGCCATCGCAGAACGTGACAGCGGGCGATTGTTTCTGGCCCGCGACCGTCTCGGCATCAAACCGTTATACCTCGCTGAAACACCCGGCGCGCTGCGTTTCTCGTCGTTTCTGCCAGCCCTGATTGCAGCGGGTGATCTGGATACCGACATCGACCCGGTCGCCCTGAATCATTACATGTCCTTTCATGCGGTTGTTCCCGCACCCTTCACCATCCTGAAAGGCGTGCGCAAACTGCCGCCGGCTTCCGTAATGCGCATCGAACCGGATGGCCGTCGCCATACGCGGGTCTACTGGAATCTGAATTTTGGCCGCAAACCGGGTGATGAAGCCCGCAGCTTTGAAGACTGGCGCGATGCAACGCTGGAGGCCCTGCGGGTTGCCGTTCGCCGCCGTCTGGTCGCTGATGTCCCGGTCGGGGTGCTGCTGTCTGGTGGCGTTGATTCATCGCTGATCGTGGGACTGCTGGCCGAGGAAGGGCAAACCGGCCTCAACACATTCTCCGTCGGTTTTGAAACCGTTGGCGACGAAGCCGGGGATGAATTCAGATATTCCGACATCATTGCCGAACAGTTTGGCACAAAACATCACAAGATCAGCGTCAACAGCCGGGAACGGCTGCTGCCTTCCCTTGAAGGCTGCGTCTCTGCCATGGCGGAACCGATGGTCAGTCATGATGCCATCGGCTTCTATCTGCTGTCCCAGGAAGTCGCGAAAGACCTCAAGGTCGTCCAGTCCGGACAGGGTGCCGACGAGGTGTTCGGCGGCTATCACTGGTACCCGCCGATGGTCGGCAACAACGATCCTGTTGGTGAATATTCACGGGTTTTCCGGGATCGTGATTACGCGGAATATTGTGACGCCGTTGATCCCCGGCATCACGGTGGCGACCACAGCCTCGATTACATTACCGAACGCTTTGCCGAAGCCGGCGCCGACGACCCCGTCGACAAGGCACTGCGCATGGATACCACGGTCATGCTGGTCGATGACCCGGTCAAACGGGTCGATAACATGACAATGGCCTGCGGGCTGGAGGCCCGGGTGCCGTTTCTTGATCACGAACTGGTCGAACTGGCCGCCCGTATCCCTGCCGAGCACAAGATTGCCGGTGAAGGGAAACATGTTCTGAAGGAAGCTTCCCGTTCGGTTATTCCGTCAGCCGTTATTGACCGGCCCAAGGGTTATTTCCCGGTACCTGCGCTCAAACATCTGCAGGGCGATGTGCTGGAGCGGGTGCGCGACATTCTGTCACAGCCTGCCGCCAGAGAGCGCGGTCTGTTCCAGCCTGCCTATGTCGACAAACTGCTGGCAGCGCCGACCGAGCATATGACCCCGTTGCGCGGCTCAAAGCTCTGGCAGATTGCCCTGCTGGAATACTGGTTCCAGGTTCAGGGAGTCTGA
- a CDS encoding dimethylsulfoniopropionate demethylase — MSSGLPVISISPRIRRSPFFDATRRWGFSAYTVYNHMYMPLWFESPLADYWKLVNDVTLWDVAVERQVEISGPDALRFTQLLTPRDLSNCAIGQCKYVLLCDEKGGIVNDPLLLRLDEDRFWLSIADSDVLLWARGIALNAGMDVQIHEPDVSPLQLQGPKAMEVAATLFGDDIRSLSFFRFVETTLDDIPLLISRSGWSGEFGYEIYLLDGRYGDHLWERIMAAGKPHGIAPAAPNHIRRLEAAMLSYGADMTMDNNPFEVGLGRLVNLEAEIDFIARDALQQISETGPEQLLVGLVIDGEPIASNDRPWPMLRNGNLAGKMTSITHSPRIGRNIGLAYLPTAEAVPGERFDLVTPDGERTCEVVPTPFWDLKKKRA; from the coding sequence ATGTCGTCTGGTTTGCCTGTTATCTCGATTTCCCCGCGTATCCGGCGTTCCCCTTTTTTCGATGCCACCCGCCGCTGGGGCTTCAGCGCCTATACCGTTTATAATCACATGTATATGCCGCTGTGGTTTGAAAGCCCGCTGGCCGATTACTGGAAGCTGGTCAATGACGTGACCCTCTGGGATGTCGCCGTCGAACGGCAGGTCGAAATTTCCGGCCCCGATGCACTGCGCTTCACACAGCTTCTGACCCCGCGAGATCTCAGCAACTGCGCCATCGGACAGTGCAAATATGTGCTGCTCTGTGACGAGAAGGGCGGCATCGTCAACGACCCGCTGCTGCTCCGGCTTGATGAAGACCGGTTCTGGCTGTCGATCGCTGATTCCGATGTGCTGCTCTGGGCACGCGGCATCGCCCTGAATGCCGGGATGGATGTGCAGATTCATGAACCCGATGTTTCACCCCTGCAGTTGCAGGGACCGAAGGCCATGGAAGTCGCCGCAACCCTGTTCGGTGACGATATCCGCAGTCTCTCCTTCTTCCGTTTTGTCGAGACAACCCTGGACGACATCCCGTTGCTGATCTCCCGCTCCGGCTGGAGCGGCGAATTCGGCTATGAAATCTATCTGCTGGATGGCCGCTACGGCGATCATCTGTGGGAACGGATCATGGCCGCAGGCAAGCCCCATGGCATCGCCCCCGCGGCCCCCAATCATATCCGGCGGCTGGAAGCGGCCATGCTGTCCTATGGTGCTGACATGACAATGGACAACAATCCGTTCGAGGTCGGACTGGGACGGCTGGTGAATCTGGAGGCCGAGATCGATTTCATCGCCCGCGACGCCCTGCAGCAGATATCCGAAACCGGCCCGGAACAGTTGCTGGTCGGTCTGGTCATCGACGGCGAGCCTATCGCCTCGAACGACCGGCCCTGGCCGATGCTTCGTAATGGCAATCTGGCCGGCAAGATGACCAGCATCACCCATTCCCCGCGCATCGGACGGAATATCGGTCTCGCTTACCTGCCGACAGCGGAAGCCGTGCCCGGTGAACGCTTTGATCTCGTCACCCCGGATGGTGAGCGAACCTGCGAAGTCGTGCCCACCCCGTTCTGGGATCTGAAGAAAAAACGGGCGTAG
- a CDS encoding ribonuclease PH produces the protein MRPSGRKFDELRPISIETGVSKHAEGSCFICFGDTQVLCTASVDEKVPGWMRNSGKGWVTAEYGMLPRATGDRMAREAARGKQSGRTQEIQRLIGRSLRAVVDLEGLGEVQIKVDCDVIQADGGTRTASITGGFVALYAALQHMQSLGSLTTMPIETPVAAISCGIFRGEPVLDLDYLEDSTAMADANFVLSGDGGIVEIQATAEEEPFGDEAFTELMRLARKGIAELVEHQAKALGIDDGEPVDEEEAPSETADEKTETAPEDQPKA, from the coding sequence ATGCGCCCTTCAGGCCGTAAATTTGACGAATTGCGACCCATTTCGATCGAGACGGGAGTCAGCAAGCATGCAGAAGGCTCCTGCTTCATTTGTTTTGGCGATACACAGGTGCTGTGTACCGCCAGCGTTGACGAAAAGGTTCCGGGCTGGATGCGCAATTCCGGAAAGGGCTGGGTTACGGCTGAATACGGTATGCTGCCCCGGGCAACGGGTGATCGCATGGCGCGTGAAGCGGCCCGCGGCAAGCAAAGCGGGCGCACCCAGGAAATTCAGCGCCTGATCGGGCGCAGCCTTCGCGCGGTGGTTGATCTTGAAGGTCTGGGCGAAGTGCAGATCAAGGTCGACTGCGATGTCATCCAGGCTGATGGTGGCACGCGGACAGCGTCGATTACCGGCGGTTTTGTCGCTCTTTACGCGGCATTACAGCACATGCAGTCGCTGGGCAGCCTGACAACGATGCCGATTGAAACCCCGGTTGCGGCAATTTCCTGCGGCATCTTCCGCGGCGAGCCGGTGCTGGATCTGGATTACCTTGAAGACTCCACGGCCATGGCTGATGCCAATTTTGTGCTGAGCGGCGATGGTGGTATCGTCGAAATTCAGGCGACGGCTGAGGAAGAGCCTTTCGGGGACGAGGCTTTCACCGAACTTATGCGCCTTGCCCGCAAGGGTATTGCGGAACTGGTCGAGCATCAGGCAAAGGCGCTTGGTATCGATGACGGTGAGCCGGTTGACGAGGAAGAAGCGCCCTCTGAAACTGCGGATGAGAAGACGGAGACCGCTCCGGAGGATCAGCCGAAAGCCTGA